The nucleotide window aaaatgctaacactgcaacacataaggaccttactgcccaagagggcatattccgtctctatagacttgtcagacgcctattggcacattccaattagccatcgactctccccctacctagggttcaggctacaacgaagactatacgccttcggagccatgccattcgggctaaacatagccccaaggatttttacgaagcttgcgagcgtagctctcagacaattacgcctaaagggaattcaggtagtagcctacctggacgactggttggtgtgggcagcatctgagacagaatgcttgcaagcttccagtcaagtgatccagttcctagagtacctaggcttcaagatcaacagaaaaaagtctcgactttctccatctcaaaagttccagtggctgggaatccactgggaccttttgtcacaccgtttctccatcccggcgaagaaaaggaaggagatagcgggttctgtcaagatacttctagattccgaaaggatatcaagacacgagcaggagagggtactgcgctctctccagtttgcttcggtgacagacccagtgctaagagcacagctaaaggttacaatcggagtttggagaagttatgcatcaaacgcgcgaagagatcttagaagaccagccgcttcggctaagtactcttctcaggccttggtcccaagccagacatctaaagaagtcggttcttcttcagccacctcccccgtcggtgacgattcactcagacgcctcgaaggagggatggggaggtcactctcatcggaaaaaagtccaggggacttggtccaagctattcaagacctttcacataaaactttctagaagctagggcagtgctccttactttaaagaaagtctccccgcgtcactcgatccacataaggttggtgatggacagcgaggtagttgtgagatacatgaatcgacaaggatcgaggtcacacTCAGCagactaccctggggaactctgtCCTCCTTACATTTATTCTCTGATAGAGTTTTccctactctcacttgaaaaaatatatgtgtaagaaatgactgaataaacagtggtagctctcctcttaatcccaattcatgaatggtttttaaGTACACCatgtctccatgcagtatcatatgcctttttaatgtaaaaaaaaaaaaaaaaaaaaaaaaaaaaaactgttacatggtgttgtttggaaacaaaggcttcacaaatagaggactcaagtcgtatcaacacatcagttgttgagtgcattttcaaGAATCACACTGGATAGGTAAtataatacctttcttttcaaggtaccacatcagtcttgcattgaccatcttctccatgattttacataaacaagatgtcaatgcaattgcccgataatttgctgctaaaaacttttcCTTAGCGggtttttaaaaaggctaaaataatggctacttgccaaacacttggataactatgatcatgccatattctattaataatgcttaaaataaataactttgtattaaaaggtatatgtttaatcattgcatatggaattccattgggtccatgGGCTGTTTTGTTACAAATAACAAGTGCAAAATCAAATTATCTATCAAGAAAAGGAGAATTTtctgactcttcccttcctgttgcaaaattaaaaattttcttttcttcaatgctcctatactggtgaccaggagctgcttcacacttacaTGATGCATCTAAAAAGTTATCAGCCAGGggattgctaacatcatttgcttcagtcacatactgaccgttcaccttcaacactggcgGTGGGTTTAGGGTAAATTTGCctgcgatttttttttatttttctccatacagaagatggtagtGTTCTACTTTTAATGGAGGAAACAAGACTAGCGTCATGCgtttttcatggcacgacggaacagtGCTCTAAACTTTTTGTATGTTATAAAATTTTCCTCAGTAATGCATCTACACAATCatgtcagagattttctggtggctttcTGCAAGACAGGTCATTCTGAAGAGCACCTtgggactggttgtcgtttgaataattCTGTGGTTTTAGGAATCAAATTGATTCGTGCTGTTGTTACGATGTCCACAGcatgaacaaccacaacacatatttaaaaacaggtttaattatgaggaggagaattacacacgaaACAACACTTCAAAACATTTTTATTAGGCTTAAAtgacaaacacttgcagatacgactggtatctaagagctcaggtaatatttatggaaaaataataaatataataaaacaaaacttagctgacattcaaacaagcagttctagaggtctccgagtgaatagagtgtattagaaaaatatttcttgagtgagaggttcttcttcagccaccgatacgaagatacacctggaaatcacaatccaggaatgaaaccaaactcctgaaattcccacatctaaacaggccacaccgacgtaactcgagagggcccacgctgcttctcatacagccacaaccatcagatgggaacggaattgattgctccaaactcaacagtgaaacaccggatccaacaccgtatcttccaaacggtgggtggtctttttgtccaatgtcacttcatccgacgacacttcgtccatgtctttttgtccaatgtcttttcgttcgatggacttttggtccaacgacacttggtccaatttctaaagaaaacaagtattttaggggattgttattaccgtttactttactactgtgttaaaagtttatactTTATTGACATTTATTAAAAAGTAATAAGCTTATTTTCTAATTACCCCATTAGTCTTGCTTAACAACtcctttctccttctctctctttagtatggtactatgtatatagtgtgctgcaagtttagtacttcagtttctggaTCTGCCCATtccgaaatggcaaagttcatacaatcaacaaagctgaaaagaaaagtagtagatgaaagtaattacatctacgattttcatttaaataatacaAAACTTGGATAAGAATACTGGAGGTGTGAGAAGAGGCAGCTGTGTTCAGTGCGCATTCATACGGTTACGGAAGACAATGTACccaaaattatttattcttttggTGAGCACCTTCATCACGCAAATTTAGATGCATTAAATGCTAAAAAAGCAGTTGCTGAAATCAAGGAAGAAGCGATTGAAAACAGCAGCAAGTTCGCGAAGCATATTATCAAGAAAGTTTACGGAGATAACTGAAAATACTTGCTCTCAGCTCCCTCGTACGCAAGTAATTTCAAAGAATATTCAAAGGTGCCGACAAAAGCAATCCGGATTTCCTGCTAATCCAGTGGCTAGACATGGATTTGAGATCCCTTACAAATACGGTAAACTAGATAATGGCGAACAGTTTCTAAGATATGATTCAGGCATCGAGGATCATCaaagaattctaatatttgcaTCAGAAAGAGCTCTCGAAGATATAGCAACATATTGTCATTGGGCATGTGATGGGACATTCAAAATTGTGCCAGAACAGTGGTATCAACTATTTTGCATTCATGTACAAGTTAATGGTAGCAGTTTCCCACGGGTCTTTGCATTACTGCCGAATAAAACCAAGCAGACATATCAATCATTTTTTGAAcaattgaaaattatgcaacctAATGTAGATCCAGTTGATCTCATGGCAGATTTTGAAGTAGCCAttcataagtcatttaattcatcattccctaattcatctattgctgcatgtttgtttcatctggggcagtccatatttagaaaaattgttgATCTAGGTCTCAAAGAAAAATGTAACAAACACTCTGAATTTTGTCTTAAAATAAGATGTTTTTCAGCATTAGCATTTCTCCCCACTGAAGATGTTGGAGAGGCATATGAGGAATTGATTGACGATGACGAAATACCTTCCGAATTAATAACTTACTTTGATGTGACTTTCATGGGAGTAGTAAGAGGACGTGGTGCGAGACGAAGGAGAGATTCACCTATCTTCCCAATAGATGTATGGAATGTTAATGAGCGTATTCTTCAAGATTTACCCAGAACAAACAATGCTGCAGAGGGGTTTCATTCTGCTATAAAACGTTCAGCGGGTGgagcacatttgaacatttggaaatttatcaaaaccttgaaggaagaagaaggatttattcaaggtagATTGACTCAAATACTAcgaggagatccgtcaaattcttgttccCGATATAAAAAAATCACCGACCGTCTCAAAAGAttggtaactggatatgagtcaacgaggaaaGCAGAGTTTCTGAAGAATGtggcatataatttgcaccaattttaaacaatctttccttttttttaaatcattcattgtTTTACACTGTgctactattaaaattatcaacttttgtttacgttttttttattttcacttcagatGTTATTTCTTAGATTTCTTACCTTGAATACTTTAAGATTCAGCTACGCTAAAAAAGTTATTATTCCGCAAAGGGTAGTTATGTTATGTTGAGCAgtttttctttagttttatattatgaacaacaagggagaaagaggtctTTACAAGGTTTAATTATCTATTGGGGAAGTTATGGATTGAAgagatttaaaattggaccaaatgttgttggaccaaaagtccatcggacgaaaagacattggacaaaaaggcgtggacgaagtgtcgtcggacgaagagACATCgcacgaaaagtcggtacacgctTCCAAACGTATCAGTGACCTTcattgaagacagacaccttctcaccgccgactataattctcgttgctctggcgtgacctccgaaaccttcgttcctgccaacaaatgggggaacaagtagttaactggcatttaaACAATTGTCTAAtcaatctctttcccgaactattcaaaacagaattacttatttatattacacccccccccctaaaataagggaaaaatatatatgtaatatatattttgcatccaacaaaaatcaggtcaaaaatatatcaagtcacaTCCTTGATAATGCATCCAGAATGACGTTCTCCTTCCCTTTGATATGCaggatgttcaaatcgtagggttgtaaaaatagactccaccttgttaatctctgattattgttcctgccaataacccttcaacatgtcaaacttgctgataaatctGGCCTTTCCAATGCGATCAATACAGTCATCCACCCTAGGAATTGAGAATGAATCTGCCCTGGTGACTAcatttactttcctgtaatcaaaacataaacggtattgaccatcatttattttgataagtattacaggggaactccactggctactactatgttcaattaatttatgatcAAGCATATATTCTACTTCCCGTTGAACAATCTCTGCCTTTTGCGGATTCAAGCGATATGGGTGTTGTTTAATAGGATTTGAATTGCTAACATCAACATCATGTTATAATGAGCAGGTCCTGCCCGgaacatctgaaaatacatctttataatcgtaCAATAAATCGCTCAACTCCTGAACTCGAATTTCATCAAGATGaaccaatttattcttcaaattccttaaaGCCTCTGAATTAGAAATAGGCTAGTCTTCAACCTCAGTCTcaagtttaagtttctcttgattattattattattattatttaactttataatcaacaagactggctttggcgcccttgaaaaatatggctttaacatattaacatggcacaacctctttttccttctcctatctgctggagtaagaacaacataatccgtatttcctaccttcttttctattatgtaaggcCCAGAAAACTTAGCATGTAATGGCTGACCTGCTACTGGAAGGAATACCAATACCTCATCTCCTGGTTTGTAGTCAACTTTTTTGGCTCCTAAAtcatagtattttttcatcttctgctgagcttccattaagttatctcttgctatgtcccaggttttcctgattctttccctagaatctgaaacatagtccaacaaattaaaatcttcaacattattaatccactgatctttaatcaattttaaaggtcctctaacctgatgacaaaatactaactcgaaaggggaaaaccctagcgactcattggggatttctctggacgcaaacagaaggaagggcagacctttatcccaatcgcttTTGTTCTCCTAACAAAATTTTCTCAACATAGTTTTCAAGGTTTGAAGGTACCTTTCTACAGCcccttggctctgaggatggtacgctgatgaagttacctgcctgattcctagttcctgcattgcctgtctAAATATATTGCTCAAGAAATTTGTACCCTGGTCCGactgaacctctttaggcaatccaaaccgagtgaaaaattgtaacatcTCATTTACAATATTCTTAGAGCAGACATTCCGCAACAGAATGACCTTAGGATACctagtggatctgtccatgattgtaagtatatactgatttccaccttttgactttggcAATGGGCCAACAATGTCCACTATTACCCTATGGAATggttcttccatggctggtatGGGTTCAAGGGGAGCATTCGTCAACTTTTGGTTcggttttccgatcatttgacacataTGACATGTCTTACAAAATtctttaacatcagaatgaatcccaggccagtaaaagtgtttagttaatttgcaaaaagttttattgactccgaaatggccactaaatggattctgatgtgctaaatgtaaaatagagggtcTGTAATTTGGAGAAACGACTACTTGGTAATTAACTTTCCATTATTCATCGGCAGCAACCTTAGAGGCTCTAAATTTTCTCATTAATAATACATTTTCGACATAATACCCAACTGGAGTGTTCTCAAGTTCTTTATCTAAAAAGCCTTTGCATCTATCACTGCTAGCTCTAggtcattttcttgatcctttatgaatttctctctagatacagctaaaaccttaccttgttcagaacaataccaaattttcccagaaaacactTCGAGAATTCAATCCCTACTAGCTTCCACTTTCTGCATTGACCGTATGATAGCACACACgggaaaaataccaggaaatttTCCTTCCAAGCTCTCCGTGCGTGCACAAAACTGAGGATAGCTAGGTAACCGTGGGTTACTTAAAACCctattaccaccaatatcattggCCAATATTAAATCAACTCCTTCTACAGGAATTTCTTCCACAACGGCAACCCTAACCGGACCCGTTGCAAAATCAGACTCCAGAACCACAGTCTCATACggacaagagattatctcttttgTAAAACTCTTAACCAATACCCTTTCCTTACCCTCATACTAGAAACCTTCAggcaatgcccttttcaaaatAAATGACTGTAGAGCCCCTGTATCTCTAAGGATAACTAATCCTTTTCTGCCCTTACCACTTTctgtagctacactaccataagacacaaatgacttatatctctccaaatcagagagcccagggtttttctcaccctcacttaatctctctatcagcacttaCTTTGCTTACCAAAGCAACTGGTTTATGCTCTCTATTACCGTCCCTTAAGAACCAACAGTCGGCCTTTCTATGGCCTAGTTTACCACAGTTAAAATACTTAATTGGCATCCTCTGCCCACTAGGCAAACTATTACCTTTCAATACTGGAGCTACAACACCTTTATCCATATCACCtgcgttttcagttttactcttaccccttttcaattcctgaaaacccTCTTTGCTGCTACTACCCCTAACCAATTTTTCCCTTCAAAAACTTTGTAGGTCAGTGAGTACTCGTCAGCAATAATGGCAGCTTTCTCTAAGCTCTCAACCTGAAGCTCCTCTAAGTGTGCCTTCAATTCCTTAGATAAAAaattcttaaactcttctaacaatattagttgtttaaaccctTCAAAATCACAGATTTCTCTAGATCTTAACTAATCGTCAAGCAATTTAACTTTTATACGAGCAAAATCTATGTAAGTCTGATCTCGGGTTTTAAAAAGCCTACGAAATTTCAACCTGTGGgcctctggcactaattcatatgctttgagaatacactttttcaTTTCGTCATAATTACCACACGTCTCCTCAGACAAACTAGAAAATACCTCTTGAGCAGTACCTTTCAATGCACGTTGTAATAATATAGACCATGAGGTCTtaggccagcccattcctttcgctactttctcaaaagttataaaataagttacttcattttcatcaaaagggggaaccatcttcatgtatttagctacatcAAAATCTCCACTACCTTGTCTGTGTCTTACCTTAATTTCCTATAACTTTAGTTCGTGTTCCATT belongs to Palaemon carinicauda isolate YSFRI2023 chromosome 17, ASM3689809v2, whole genome shotgun sequence and includes:
- the LOC137656188 gene encoding uncharacterized protein — protein: MLKKQLLKSRKKRLKTAASSRSILSRKFTEITENTCSQLPRTQVISKNIQRCRQKQSGFPANPVARHGFEIPYKYGKLDNGEQFLRYDSGIEDHQRILIFASERALEDIATYCHWACDGTFKIVPEQWYQLFCIHVQVNGSSFPRVFALLPNKTKQTYQSFFEQLKIMQPNVDPVDLMADFEVAIHKSFNSSFPNSSIAACLFHLGQSIFRKIVDLGLKEKCNKHSEFCLKIRCFSALAFLPTEDVGEAYEELIDDDEIPSELITYFDVTFMGVVRGRGARRRRDSPIFPIDVWNVNERILQDLPRTNNAAEGFHSAIKRSAGGAHLNIWKFIKTLKEEEGFIQGRLTQILRGDPSNSCSRYKKITDRLKRLVTGYESTRKAEFLKNVAYNLHQF